ATAGCGTTAATTACAGAAGGcgacttatgctatattttttaaaatataaaattgtctgagaattataaatattgttgaaactaatctaggatactcagaacagaaatattaaactttgagctattcaattttatttattttagacaaatcatccactaaagtctcgaatcatgtatgaataataacttgcaaaataaaaaattttcaaaggtgTAGTAGATACTTACTAAGACATTCACATTCACCAACATAtcacttatttcatttaatacgaatttctaacaaatttggtcactcgcactacactgctCTGGATTAATAAGCAGTCTTGAGTGTGCACTAAAGTAACAGAGCAATGTAGTGCGAGTAATCGAATTcactattattacttttttattttgacactttCTGATCTGaaagtttatgtaaaaatgtcaaatcgtaagcgcgcgccgcgcggcttctcagcgtcatcagcgcacctaacgtcagaCATCGGAAACTGGACATTTTAGCTGGACATTTTAGCGGATCCTATATTATTcaacatttcgactttggactattataactttttctacagcacctaCAGTAAAAATAAGCATACTTTTTCTCTCAtataatttgggtatgcgctatcgattgagcctattatcaactcaatcggcccagccattattgagatccgataatctcagCTCGTTTCAACTCTCGGACTCGCGTAAAGAGACAGACAACATAACCGTGATGACAACTTATctgaaagaagaagaagacgacgatagcaaaaaaaaaaaaaaaaaaaaaaaaaacaacaaggGCAAAATCACGCATCACGCGCTTTCGCCGCTCCGCTTTCGCGCTCTTCGTGCCCGGCTGGCAAACACAGGCGAGCAAACGCGCCGCACGTCGCGCTGCTCGCTGTAATCGCCATCAtcataaagtttatatataatatatctagaGACGCCTTGCGCGGCTCAAATTGTAGAACCAATCTAAAAGACAAAAAAGGGGATATTCTTCTGTCtcattctttctattttttgattatgaaaatatgGACCGCTAGAGCCAACTTCACGTTGGTAGCCAAGATCTGTGGCAACACCGTGTGGCAACGGGGCCGGGAATAACAAATCCATACAATAGTGTGCGTGTCAAAGGTGCGTGGTGTTTAGTGCATGATATCGACTTGAATCtttgacaataatttaaatatataaaaatgatgttatattgttttgtgGAAGGCTGCGAATcgaggaaatataaaaaaggggAAATAAATGACTCCAGCTTGCCGTTTTACGGATTTAATCCTTGCATTCTTCTTACGTACTTTGAATTTCCCGCAATTGCCACACGGGGTGCGGCCaaaatctcgaaaaatatcGAATGATGTTGTATAATACATATCCTTATACACGGGTTAGATAGGAAAAGTGGGAGTAACTAGCAGTCCGTATTTTCATAGTCAAAGCAACTGATACAATTGAATTAGCTTAATGTTAAATCtaactttattttgatatatacattttgatttctatctatctataaaaataattatattcactattaattctataataatcGTAAAGTTGAAAGAAATGGGATTCGACGATTTGGTCTACCTAATAAATAgtcatataattttctatttaattttgtttccgATTTACATATCTCTCTCCAGCTGTGAGAAACACCACTTGCAAAGAGAAGTGATTGATCATCAAGCATGTCTAGTATCATACTTGAAATTTCAAGCGGTAATTGAGCGATAAAATCCACTGTTGGTTCATTAAGTTTCAACTTGATGAGTTCCAAAAGTGTTCTTAAGTCTGCCATTGCCGGTGGAATAGAAATAATGCTCTTTAGCTCTATCgaagttatttatatactcGTTATTGTGAGTTACGCGTCGGGAGGAAAAACCAATAGCAAATTAGGAAGAACAATATCAAATCAAATGttgtaaagtaaaaaaagggggggggagagagggtTCTGATAGGACAAAGGGCGGGACGGGGAGGGTTGTGATAGGGAGAAAGGAGGAGAAAAAGAGGGGAGAAAGTTGGAATAAAATAGAGACAAATTAAtgcttaaaaatttctcgCCTTACGATTAGGCCCTGCGCGCcaaaaatattaggaataagaataaatattaaatattaaatagattgCGTATTGTTAGACATCTTTtcgagcaatttttttaacacaaaaataatacaaaatagtttaaagtatttttttaactatttaattttatttattttagacaaattatacactaaagtctctaaacaattgtcacataaggTATAGTGATAATtggtataattgtataaattttaattttaccatacattctgtcaaaaaagcacatgattcgagactttaatgtatgatttgtctaaaataaataaaattaaatatcaaagtttaatatttctgttctatgtatactaaattagttctaacaatatttatcatttccagaaatatttcacttaatacgaatttctaacaaatttggtcacTTGCACTACACTGCTCTGGATTAATAAGCAATCTTGAGTGTGCACCAACGTAACAGAgcaatgtagtgcgagtgaaatttgttagaccgaattcattattattacttttttataacactttcTGATCTggttatatgtaaaaatgtcaaatcgtaagcgcgcgccgcgcggcttctcagcgtcatcagcgcacctaacgtcagaaatcTGAAACTAGACATTTTAGCTGGACATCCTagaaaaatgacaaatatgtcaacatttcgactttggattattataactttttttctacagcacctacagtaaaaacaagcatacttttcttatgtaatttgggtatgcgctatcgattgagcctattatcaactcaatcggcccagccatTATTGAGacccgataatctcggctcgtctcaactttcgggctcgcgtaaagagacACGGTCGGTTTTGCGCTTGCGttgcgcgctgcgcgtgaacttggcgcgagacactaccgtgtctcttgatatgcaaaataaaattaaatatttaagtacagtcaataatattgcattaaccTTGGGCTAAGGCTAAATAGGACGCAGAGCTATATCGCTCTACACAACTTTGTCGCGAAACACAATTTAACGAGTTTAGTAGCGCGATCCGTGTTTCattattgtatttcttatGTATTTCTTATCATATCAAAGttagtacaaaataatatttgataatgcTGTATCAaggagagaaaattattttgtccaaaaatattttatgttaaggTTTTATCAAGAATTGGTTTTTTAATTGTAGTGCATTCCTCACAATCGTGCGTAATATTgctatcaaacatttttttgagaccaaaaataaaaataagcgaagacatttttgctttgtaagaaaaagatattcaatGGTTTTTCAATGTGAAGTAAAAAAGATagtcattataatattttattccagaAAATTGCTTAAAAGGAGGTCGAAAAGTTAAGAATCATATttgttaaaactaatttaaagcTCTCacattttgtgttttttatttttataattcgcgCTACTTTGCTTTCTTTTATATGAATAGGATATCTCTGTCCTACAGCGCTCCTTGtattattgttttgtttttaagcCGTTAGGCGTCTCGTATTGTTATCCCTCTCGCggatactttttctttttgtaagaAGCAAATAATAAGTTAGTCTAGTTGTACCACGCAACGTGTATAGTCGTGTTTTCTGTTGTTCACCCATCTAAAactttaacaatattattgagTTGCAATCGTATTAAATTCtaacatgaaaagtaaaaaatatacaatacactGTAAAAgttgtgaatttttaattaattttttattaatagcagTATTATTTATAGCAGAGATGGTAATTAGTTGCAACTTTTGGCTCGAATTTCTGATTGACGCATACTGTTCCCTCCTTGCCGCTCGCATGCTAGTAGCGAGTCGCCAAACGCGTTAACAACGCGCGTAACTAACAAAAGATGCGCGATACTCAACCTCAGAAATGTccatatcacaaatgcaacaagataataaatatgggacaatagatttccacatcaCCTGTGAGGTACTATTATTGACGCGTTCTTCAACAATAGTattatacaattgaaaaatatttaagacaaATGCTAATTATATCACTTGactattctattaataattttttattcctttttttaataacataatcaGTGTTTTGGAGTAGAATAAAGATTCTGTTGAATTTCTTAGAGGCTCGTCTATGGTAAAATATTCCTTCCTCCTTTTACCAGTATTGCTGACGTTAAGTCGTTAACCGCAAATTGTTGTAccgtgtaataatttatattagttAGTTAACTTTGTTGAatgtagtattattttattataacaaattaactGTGTGAGAACGTACAGATCATactctatataaataatttgtacgaGAAGCATTCAACCGTTTCCGTTGAAGTCTCAGAGCGATCTGAGAAATCGCTTCCCACTTCCTAGAAGTGAGATATCGCTCGCAGAATTAATTTGGAATCGATGCTCGCGATGGCACCACTTGTTGGGAACATCAACGTCACGATTAGACGCTTTAAATTCTAGCATGATGTTAGGAGCATGTTCCAAACATACCGCTCGCCTCGTACATGAATGTACGACGATTGTTGACTGTAAGCTTAATACTAAAGGAAATAGTAAGTGCTTGTAATATGacgcaattaattaatgagaTGAATGACGAGTGCTATATGCAGGCACaagaaatgaaaagaaatatgaaaaagattacTAACTTgataaagagaataaaaacaatggaaatatatctaacaataattatGGTAACTTAATAGCATGTTAACTAAATGGCGTCGAATAAATGTTATACAATCAATCATGGGAATGATTACCGCCCGCCGTGGTAGtgtcaatttgttttttttttcaagtgaaATTGTATCCACTGGGAGACGGCACAGCTTTATTATCGGACGCTTGTAAATTCCGTTTACAGTTTTAACTTTGACAACGCGTACTTGTCCGCTGTCATCTGGGTACGTGGACATTACTCTTCCGAGTTCCCATTTTGAGGGTGGCAATAAATCATTACGTACTAATACAATTTCATTAGGCTTTAAATTAACCTGAGTGTATTGCCATTTATGGCGTTGTTGCAGTGAGTGTAAATAGTCCTTGGACCAGATGCGCCAAAATTGTTCGTACATGCGCTGTACACGTTGCCACCGATTTAATCGCGTTTCCTTCAGATCTAGTAGCGATTCCTCCGGTATGGTTACCAACGGTCCGCCGACTAGAAAATGTCCAGGAGTTAAGGACGTAAGGTCACTAGGATCATCAGAAAGTGGTGCGATAGGACGTGAATTTAAGCATGCCTCGATTTGCGTTAATAATGTGACAAATTCTTCAATTGAGAGCGTATGTGTCCCAACGACTCTTCTTAAATGATGTTTTACTGATTTGACACCAGCTTCCCATATTCCTCCAAAGTGAGGAGCGGAAGGTGGTATAAATTTCCATTCGATTCGATCGTTGGCGAAATATGCAATTAGGTCAGGGTTGCGAGATAGACTTTTAAATGTGTGAGATAGTTCGCGCTCAGCGCCATAAAAGTTTGTTCCGTTATCACTCAATAGTGTTGAGGGGATACCGCGGCGTGCTGTAAAGCGGCGGAAGGCTGCTATGAAGCCTTCCGAGGAGTAATTATGAACCAGTTCTAAGTGTATGGCTCGCGTtgctaaacatataaataccGCGATGTATGCTTTGAATGGTTTCTGACCTCGCCCgacttttgttaatatttgaattgGTCCTGCGTAGTCGACCCCAGAATGTTGAAATGATCTACTCGGATTGACTCGATTGCTTGGCAAATCGCTCATTATTTGCGAAGTAACTACCGCGCGTTGACGTGTGCATGGAATGCATCGATGTATGTGACCCTTGACTAGGTTGCGTGCATTTAATATCCAAAACTTTTGTCTGAGAACACGTAAGGTTAGTTGCGGTCCTCCATGCAGAGTTTGTTTATGAATTTGATCCACAATAAGTTCTGACAATCGATGACGTGGTAGTATTATTGGGTGTTTTTCATCGTATGTTAAGGATGCGTGATTTAATCGACCGCCTACCCGTAAGATACCTTTATTGTCGATAAATggattcaaattttttaatttactgcTTTTGGATAGACAATTATTGTGTTTAATAGCTCGTATTTCTGGATCAAAGTATCGCCCTTAAATGTGTGATATCCAAAAGTTATGAGCTTGATCTATGACAACAGCTAATGAGATTGGTAACTCATTTTTTCTACAGTTATTTCCTTTAATACGTGATTTATTTGCAAAGATTatgcagagagagagagtacgCTGTGACTCTGAGTAGTTTCGGCCATGAAGATATGTTATGGATTAATTCCCATTCTATTTGCTTTGGTTGAGCTATAAGTGTTGTGGTTGTTTTTTGTTGCATTTGCTTGTATCTGCTATTAAGCAGGTTGGCTGTTCAGGCCACGATGTTGTATGTGAACGGAGCCAGGACGGTCCTGCCCACTAAAGAGAATGCTCTTTTAACTGAGCTACAGATATACCTCTTGATGCACAGTCTGCTGGATTATTAGCGGAGTTAATGTACCTCCATTTTGCTTGTGGTAGGCTTGTTTGGATTTCAGAAACTCGGTTAGCGATAAACGTTTTCCAGCTTGAAGGATGTTGCTTAATCCATGCGAGTGTAATCATGGAGTCCGACCAACAGTATACCGGTGTCTCTGGACTTTTTAAAATACGTTGCACAAAGGCAATGATTCGTGTTAATAGCACGGCGGCACATAATTCTAATCTCGGAATACTTATAGTCTTTATAGGAGCTACCTTtgatttacttattattagtGTAGTGTGAAAATAATCAAGCGAAGATAAAATGCGAATATATACGACCGCTGCGTAAGCTCTGGTGGATGCGTCAGCGAATCCGTGCAATTCGACTCCTAAGTCTGAACTTGACTGCCTTGTCCAGCGTGGAATAGTGATGTGTCTGAGCTCAAAAAGACTGTGATAATAGGAGTTCCACCAGTCTCGTAAATCGCCTGGAAGTGTGCTATTCGAATCTACTCGTCGGATCCACAATTCTTGCATAAAGATTTTTGCAGATATCACAATCGGGGTAATCCAGCCGAGTGGATCGAAAAAGCGTGCAATAGTAGACAATACGCAACGCTTAGTGCTTCCAGGTGAAGTTGGCAATGAATTGTTGAAATTAAAGCTGTCGGATGTAGGATTCCATGCAACGCCTAAAACTTTGGTAATGAAACTTTCTGAAAATGTAACGTTATTTAAGTCCAGTCGATCAACCGTGGGTATGTCTCGTAATAGTTCCTCATAGTTTGAGGTCCATTTTCGTAGGTGAAAACCTCCACTTTGCAGCAATGAGTTTAACTGTTTGCGTGTTTCTTGAATAGTGGATACATCGTCGCCACCGAGTAGAATGTCGTCTACGTATGTGGAATCGTGCAAGATGGGAGTAGCTAACGGATATTGTGCTCCTTCGTCTGCGCATAGCTGCTGTAATACTCGCATAGCGAGAAATGGAGCTGAGGCCATGCCGTAGGTGATGGTCAATAATCGATAGTGCTCAACTGGTTGATCAGGATTAGGTCGCCATATAATACGCTGATAGTTAGTGTCATCTGGATGGATCATGATTTGTCTGTACATTTTTGCTATATCGGCAACCAAGACCAACCGATGCATTCTCCACCGTAAGATAATGGACGGTAAGTCCGTTTGAAGCTTAGGGCCTGTCAAGAGACAGTCGTTTAATGATACGCCATTGGAGCTTGCGCTTGAAGCGTTGAAGACAACGCGTACAGGAGATGTAGAGCTCTCCTTTACAACAGAATGATGAGGCAAATAGTAATTTGGCTTCATTGCTATCTCTGATAGGGTTAGCGGAGCCATATGACCGAGCGATTCATACTCGtgtagaaatttttgatatgcTTCGGATAATTTGACATTACGCGATAAGCGATGCTCCAAGCGGTCCAATGATTTGGACGCTAAGTAGTATGATTCACCAAGATCCTTTTTACAAGATGGCTTAAAAGGTAGACGAACAACATAACGTCCACTGGCTAAGCGTGTATATGTGGAAACAAAGTGCTGTTCACATATCTTATCGTCACTTGATAAAGCTGAGGGGAGTACTAACTCTTCAACTTCCCAAAAGCTTCGTAGCAAACTATCTACAGAAGGGGTGATGCTACATTGTAAACTGGTAGTTACTTTGTAATTCATATTATCATCTTTGATACATGAGCCGAATAGGATCCATCCAAAAATGGTGCGTTGAGCGACAGGCGCGTCCTTTGTTCCCTTGCGTAATCCGTTCAATAGAATCAAGCCGTAAATATCAGCACCGATTAATACGTCGATACGTTCGCGACTAGATGGATTTGAATCCGCTAAATGCAAATCTTGCAAGTGAGCATAAtcgtttttattaacaaaattagttGGATGGTACGAGGTTAGATTGGGTAGGATAAGAGCAGTGACGACGACACTTCCTTCCTGACTACTGCATGATTTCAAGgttaattttgtattgtattgGACTACACCGCTAGGCTGTCCATCTAAACCAGATACTTGAATATGAGTTTTTTGTCGTTTGACTTTTAATGCCTGAGCAGCTCTCTCCGTAATAAACGTTGCTTCGAACGAGCCGGTGTCTATTAAGGCTCTTAAGCATAATTTGCGACCGGCATCCGTACAGACTAAGATTCGTGCAGTAGCCATTAGGACTGACCTTTTCCGTAGACTGACCGTTTGATCAACCGATACCTTGAGAGACACACTAGATTTAGAAATGGATTCACTCACCGAACTCTCAGCTGTAGAGTTATTGGCTTTATTTGTCGACTCATCTACTTTGTTGGTATTGTAACCTGCGTCATCATGTAACAGCGTGTGATGTTTTTGTTGGCAACGTTTACAGCGATTGTGCGATGGACACTTAGCAGGGAAATGTCCTTTATGTAAACAATTAAAGCATACTTGATATTGTTTAGCAAGCGTCTTTCGTTTATCTGTGGATAACGATTTGAAATTAGTGCACTGGTACAAGGCGTGAGACTCGTGACATGATGGGCATTTAGCAGTAGTTACAGCCGAGGTTAGTGCCTTTGTGGTACCAGAACGGCTTTGCTTGTTTAGTGATATGTCTTGCATATCATTGGCAGCATCTAAGGCAACGATTCTCGAAATTAAGAAGTCGCTTAAGTTAGCAAATGTTGGAGGTTCAAATGTACTACCTAAATTAATCTCCCAATCTCTTCGTGTACGTAAATCAAGCTTACGTGCCGTTATGGTTACCATAAAGTCATTGATAGTCGATCGCTCCATGTTACATAATACCGCGAATGAATCATTAATCGTATCATGAACGCGTCTAAGTTCTGTTACTGAATCGGATTTCATTGGTGCGACATCAAGAATGATATTGACGTAGAATGCGACAATTGCACGCAAATTTTCATACCGTCTTTTCAATGCTGTCCACGCGACCTCGTAATTTGCATCagtaattgtgatattttttataactaattgTGCCTGTCCAGTGAGActcgattttaaataatgtaagcGTTGTACATTAGATAAGCTTTCATTACTCGCGACCAGAGACTCGAATAGATCGCGAAAGTTTGACCATTCGGTGTATACTCCGGAAAATTTGGGCAATTCTATTCGTGGGAGAGGTATCGAAAGGGTATTACACTCGCTTTGCCCGGAATTATTAATAGCAGCAGAGTAGAGATGGCCACAGGTTTTACTAGTTTTTCCAAGACTTCGCTGAAGAGATCCGAGGCCTCGTAGTACTCTTGTTCCGCGACCGAGAAGCTTTCATCCAAAAAGTATGACAAAGTGGCGCGGTCCTGTGTAGATGCCGTGATTTTAATTTCTGCGTGAAGCTGTTGACACCGCGACCATTGTTCTTGCAAAATTGCCAAGCGATTTCGTGTTGAAGCCGGTGTGTAATTCTTTTGCccaattttcttgaaattaatgaCCGCGCGTCTAATTGAATTGATCACGTCTTCTTGTTCGGCAATCAATCGATCCATTATTAATGGTATTGAATTTTATCGGTAGAGGCAAGGatttaattttcctttaatatattattacaacgGTCAACGTTAGAATTTTAAGTGAGGCAATGAAAGAAAACAAATCGTAATGTTATGTTTCTTGTCCAAGCCAGCGGTCAACGATGTAGCTAGTCGCAACGGTTTTGAGGCTCACGACGAAGTCTCTTGTGAATTAATTGAAAGTTTGAATACCTTTTCTCTCCAATTTTTATCCGGTGAtatccggctcgaaggaccaaaATGTTTTGGAGTAGAATAAAGATTCTGTTGAATTTCTTAGAGGCTCGTCTATGGTAAAATATTCCTTCCTCCTTTTACCAGTATTGCTGACGTTAAGTCGTTAACCGCAAATTGTTGTAccgtgtaataatttatattagttAGTTTACTTTGTTTAatgtagtattattttattataacaaattaactGTGTGAGAACGTACAGATCATactctatataaataatttgtacgaGAAGCATTCAACCGTTAACGTTGAAGTCTCAGAGCGATCTGAGAAATCGCTTCCCACTTCCTAGAAATGAGATATCGCTCACAGAATTAATTTGGAATCGATGCTCGCGATGGCACCACTTGTTGGGAACATCAACGTCACGATTAGACGCCTTAAATTCTAGCATGATGTTAGGAGCATGTTCCAAACAATCAGAAACTAACGCCTGTGAGTTGAATTCAATAATCATACAAGATTTCTTCAATGTTTGCAGCTATCGAAAATCtgtaaaaactaaatattatatcgacatatcttttaatcaataagtcgaaatataattgtagagtcaaaatataattgtaaagttaaaatgtttgaacgaattaaaaatttattttattctaaatttataattatttttgattaaaagtataaattgcaGTAATGACactatataaaactaaaacttGAACACATTCAGAGTATCATGTaaacaaatgtataaataatgtattaattctcTAAAGTATTACAAATATCTATGAAATTGtgccattttattattttaatattacgcttatgtaaaaatttttgtattactcACTTATTACTATCAATGCTTGCATGTTGTTCAGTTTGCGATACATAATTTTGGATATGGAAGTAACACATTTATAGAgttgcatataataatttaatataa
Above is a genomic segment from Linepithema humile isolate Giens D197 chromosome 6, Lhum_UNIL_v1.0, whole genome shotgun sequence containing:
- the LOC137000734 gene encoding uncharacterized protein, which produces MDRLIAEQEDVINSIRRAVINFKKIGQKNYTPASTRNRLAILQEQWSRCQQLHAEIKITASTQDRATLSYFLDESFSVAEQEYYEASDLFSEVLEKLVKPVAISTLLLLIIPELPKFSGVYTEWSNFRDLFESLVASNESLSNVQRLHYLKSSLTGQAQLVIKNITITDANYEVAWTALKRRYENLRAIVAFYVNIILDVAPMKSDSVTELRRVHDTINDSFAVLCNMERSTINDFMVTITARKLDLRTRRDWEINLGSTFEPPTFANLSDFLISRIVALDAANDMQDISLNKQSRSGTTKALTSAVTTAKCPSCHESHALYQCTNFKSLSTDKRKTLAKQYQVCFNCLHKGHFPAKCPSHNRCKRCQQKHHTLLHDDAGYNTNKVDESTNKANNSTAESSVSESISKSSVSLKVSVDQTVSLRKRSVLMATARILVCTDAGRKLCLRALIDTGSFEATFITERAAQALKVKRQKTHIQVSGLDGQPSGVVQYNTKLTLKSCSSQEGSVVVTALILPNLTSYHPTNFVNKNDYAHLQDLHLADSNPSSRERIDVLIGADIYGLILLNGLRKGTKDAPVAQRTIFGWILFGSCIKDDNMNYKVTTSLQCSITPSVDSLLRSFWEVEELVLPSALSSDDKICEQHFVSTYTRLASGRYVVRLPFKPSCKKDLGESYYLASKSLDRLEHRLSRNVKLSEAYQKFLHEYESLGHMAPLTLSEIAMKPNYYLPHHSVVKESSTSPVRVVFNASSASSNGVSLNDCLLTGPKLQTDLPSIILRWRMHRLVLVADIAKMYRQIMIHPDDTNYQRIIWRPNPDQPVEHYRLLTITYGMASAPFLAMRVLQQLCADEGAQYPLATPILHDSTYVDDILLGGDDVSTIQETRKQLNSLLQSGGFHLRKWTSNYEELLRDIPTVDRLDLNNVTFSESFITKVLGVAWNPTSDSFNFNNSLPTSPGSTKRCVLSTIARFFDPLGWITPIVISAKIFMQELWIRRVDSNSTLPGDLRDWWNSYYHSLFELRHITIPRWTRQSSSDLGVELHGFADASTRAYAAVVYIRILSSLDYFHTTLIISKSKVAPIKTISIPRLELCAAVLLTRIIAFVQRILKSPETPVYCWSDSMITLAWIKQHPSSWKTFIANRVSEIQTSLPQAKWRYINSANNPADCASRGRYFDPEIRAIKHNNCLSKSSKLKNLNPFIDNKGILRVGGRLNHASLTYDEKHPIILPRHRLSELIVDQIHKQTLHGGPQLTLRVLRQKFWILNARNLVKGHIHRCIPCTRQRAVVTSQIMSDLPSNRVNPSRSFQHSGVDYAGPIQILTKVGRGQKPFKAYIAVFICLATRAIHLELVHNYSSEGFIAAFRRFTARRGIPSTLLSDNGTNFYGAERELSHTFKSLSRNPDLIAYFANDRIEWKFIPPSAPHFGGIWEAGVKSVKHHLRRVVGTHTLSIEEFVTLLTQIEACLNSRPIAPLSDDPSDLTSLTPGHFLVGGPLVTIPEESLLDLKETRLNRWQRVQRMYEQFWRIWSKDYLHSLQQRHKWQYTQVNLKPNEIVLVRNDLLPPSKWELGRVMSTYPDDSGQHSSFISLINCVILQALTISFSIKLTVNNRRTFMYEASGMFGTCS